In the genome of Arthrobacter sp. PAMC25284, the window AGCGAACTGATGGATGCACAGACCCCGGCCTCACGGGGCGGCATCAACTGGGCCGCGGTCTTTGCTTTCCCCAACCCGGTCAATGAATATGCCGCACGGATCACTGCCGCCCTGGTGGTGGCACTGTCCGCCGTGACGCTGCTGACGGGCTCCGGCTGGGGGCTGGCGGTAATTGCAGCGGGTTTCTGGCTGCGCGTCCTGTTCGGCCCGCGGTTCTCACCGCTCGCCCTGCTCTCCGTCAAGGTTCTGACGCCCTGGCTGGGACGCACCCGCCTCGTTCCGGGTCCGCCCAAGCGTTTCGCCCAAGGTATCGGCGCGGCGGTGTCGACGGCGGCTGCGGTGCTGTTCGCGCTCGGCGCCGCACCGGCAGCCTGGATCCTGCTCGCCGTACTGATTGTCGCGGCTTCGCTTGAGGCCTTCGTCGGCTTTTGCCTGGGATGCACCATCTTCGGTTTCCTGCAGCGCCGCGGCCTCATTCCCGAGGACATCTGCGAAGCGTGCAATAACATCTCGCTGCGACGCGCCTAGCTGCGCACGGCCGGAGGACGCTTAGGCTCCGGTAACGGCCGTCAGCTTCCCGGCAAGACCGCGAATGACGTCCACGGCGTCCAACGCTTCAAGCCACTGCGCCGGCAGGCCTTCCTCGCCGTAGAACGCCCCCAGGATGCTCCCTGCAATTGACGCGGTGGTGTCGCTGCCGCCGCTGTGGTTGACCGCGACGGCCAGGGCCGAGCGGACATGCGCCTCGGCCGCGCCCGGTGCCGTGGTGGGCTCCGCCGCTCCAGTGGTGGGTTCCGCCGGTGCCGTGGCGAGCACAGCGTAGACGGCGATGGCGAGCGCCTGCTCGGCGGTGCGGCCCTCGCCCAGTTCGCGAACCATATCCTCCGGGCCGAGCAGGGTGGGCCCTGTTTCGGGCATAGTATCCCGCTCATCTGCCGGTCCGCTCAGCCGCAGGGCCGCCTCCAACTGCCCGATCAGGGCGGCATCCGGCGCCTCGCCTCGTTGCAGGGGTTCCTCCCGCAGGTGCCGCAGCGCAAATTCCGCCGCCTCCCGCAGTGCCAGCCCGGCTGTGACGGCGTGGATGAGCAGGCTGAAGATCCCCGCACCCTGCCGCGCCGCAGGGTGGCCGTGGGTCAGCGCCGCGGCGTCGGCGCTGAGCTTGTAGACCGTCGCCGGTTCGATATGCGGGATCAGGCCGAACGGGGCCGACCGTGCCACAGTGCTGCTGCCGTTCAGGTCCTGATTGACGGGCCGGAGGACGGTGCCCATTTCGCCGGTTGCCAGGCCGCTCAGGCAGGCCTCGTCCGGCGAGCGGCGGTGCTTGAGGGCCGCATGCGAGTCAATCCAGCGTGGCGGCTGGACCGGCGCCGAGGGCGGGACCGCGACGCCCTGGGTGGCGAGCCAGCGCAGGTATGCGAGCCACACGCAGGCGTTGATGTCCGCCGCCACACCGTCGTTTGCCCATTCCAGCGCCTCAAGGAGACCATCTGCGGTGTACAGCGTCAGTTGGGTGTCGTCCGCGACGTGACTGCCGCCGTCGAGCGGGCTGAAGTCCCGCAGCCCGCTGGGACCGAACCTGGCCAGGATGGCGTCAATATCGTCAAATTCGACGGCGGACCCCAACGCGTCACCAATCGCACCGCCGAGCAGGCAGCCGTGAATCCGGGAGGCAAAGGACGGGGCTGCCGATTCCCGGGACGGTGCCGGTGGCTGTGCAGGGGACGTGCCAGGCTCAAAGCTCATGTCGTCCAATTTACCCCGTGGGTGGACCGCGGATGGTGCTGCGGCCGTCGGGGTGGCTGCGTCGGGTATGGTGCTGTTGAGAACGCCGGGATTGGGGCGCCGGGGCTGGGACGCCGGCCGTGGCAGCCGGCCCGAGCAGAGGACAAGGATGCGCGAACCCGCATGGCGCAGGACGGGCAGCACACCGGATTACAGGTTCTCCCTCGCCAATGAACGGACTTTCCTGGCCTGGCTCAGGACGTCCCTGGCTCTGATCGCCGGGGCCCTTGCGATAGACCAGCTGGCCCCGGATATCGCGCCGGCGCCGGTCCGGATCACCGTGTGCGTCATCCTGGCCGTCCTCGGCGCCGCCCTTGCCACGCTCGCCTACCGGCGCTGGGGACAGATGGAAGCCGCCATGCGGCACGAACGGGAACTGCCGTTCTCCGGAGTCATGTTGCTGACGACCTTGGGCGTCGCGGCCGCTGCACTGGTTTTCGCGGTCCTGATCCTGCTGGCACCGTGACTCCGGGGGCCGTGAATCCCGGGCCGGCCCGGGATCCCGGGCTGCAGCCGGAACGGACGTCGCTGGCCTGGCGCCGCACACTGCTGGCCCTGGTGGTCGTGGACCTGCTGATCTGGCGCAGCTGGGTGCTCGCAGGCAACCGGACGCCCGATCCCGGCGCCGTCGACTATCTCGGAATCTGTGCCCTCACCGCGGCCCTGGCAACCGTCGTCCTGTGCCTCTGCGTGCTCGAACGCGGCCGGGAACTCCACCGGTCCACGGCGGCCCCCGCGGGCAGTAATCCTGCGCTGGGCATCAAGTGCCGCCGTCGCGCTGGCCGCCAGCGCCGTCGCCGCCGTGGCGCTGGGCGGCTGAACCCCCGGCTCGGGCGGCCGGACCCGCCGCTGAAGCCCCGCGAACGGCCCCGCCGTCCGTTCTTGTCGGTGGCAGCCGATACCGTAGGAGCATGCGGTTATTGCACACTTCGGACTGGCACCTGGGCCGGTCGTTCCACGGCGTCGGGATGCTCGACGCCCAGCGCGCCTTTGTGGACCAGCTCGTCTCGTTCGTCCGGGACGAATCGGTCGACGTCGTCCTGATCGCCGGAGATGTCTATGACCGCGCCCTGCCCGGAGTGGACGTTGTGAGCCTGCTCGACGATGCCCTGGTGCGCCTCACCGGGACCGGAGCCCAGGTGGTGCTGACCAGCGGCAACCACGATTCGGCCATTCGGCTGGGATTCGCCTCACGCCTGCTGGAGCGCGGGGGAGTACATCTGCGCACCCGGCTCGCCGAGCTGGAACAGCCCGTCGTGTTCCCGCTCGGCAATGACCCTGGCGCCGCCGACGATCCTGCCGGTCCCGTCCTTGCCATCTATGGCATCCCCTGGCTGGAACCCCGTCTGGTTGCCGAGCAGCTGGACGCCGGGACGGCGAGCCACTTTGAGGTCACCCGCGCCGCCACGGAACGGATCCGGGCGGACCTGCTCAACCGGTCCGCGACCCGGACCGTCCATTCGGTCGTCCTGGCGCACACCTTCGCCAGCGGCGGGATCAGCTCAGACAGTGAGCGGGACTTGAGTATCGGCGGTGTCGGGGCCGTGCCGCTGGATCTCTTCGACGGCTTCGGTTACACGGCACTGGGCCATCTGCACGGCCGCCAGGAGCTCTCAGACACCGTGCGCTACTCCGGCTCGCCACTCGCGTACTCCTTCTCCGAAGCGAAACACAACAAGGGCAGCTGGCTCGTCGAAGTGGACGCCTCCGGCGTCACCGGTGTCAGCGCGGTGCTCTGGGACGCGCCGCGGGCCCTGGCGGTGCTGCGGGGGAAGCTGGAGCACCTGCTGTCTGCAGAGGAGTTCGCCTGGGCCGAAAACGCCTACTGCCAGGTCACCGTGACCGATGCCCAGCGGCCCGCGCAGGCCATGGAACGGCTGCGCCGCCGGTTCCCGGACACCCTGGTCCTCGGCTTCGACCCGGAAGGAGCCGCCACAACGGCGAAGGCCAGCTACAGCAGCAGGCTCGCCGAGGCCAACGACGATCTCTCGGTCTGCTGTGGATTCCTCGACCACGTCCGCGGTCGCGGCGCGGACGACGCCGAATCCGCCGTCCTCGCCGAAGCCCTGGAAGCCGTTCGACTCGACGGAGTATCGCTGTGAGAATCCACCGGCTCGAAATCTCGGCGTTCGGCCCCTTCGCCGGGACTGAACAAATCGACTTCGACCGGCTTAGCGCCCATGGACTGTTCCTGCTGAACGGGCCCACCGGCGCCGGAAAGACCAGCGTTCTGGACGCCATCTGCTTCGCCCTCTATGGGTCCGTCCCCGGAGCCCGGCAGGACGGCAAGCGGCTGCGCAGCGATCATGCGGAGACCGGTGCCGAGCCCCGCGTCACCTGCGAATTCTCCGCCCGTGGCCGGCATTTCGAAGTGTCCCGAGCCCCGGCCTGGGACAAGCCAAGCTCCCGGGGAAAGAACGGCTTTACGGTCCAGCAGGCAAACACGCTGCTGCGCGAACGCGTTGACGGAGTCTGGGTCGAGAAGTCCGGCCGGAACGATGAGGCCGGAGCAGAGATCACCGACGTCCTGGGCATGAACCGGGACCAGTTCACGCGCGTAGTGATGTTGCCGCAGGGCGATTTCGCGGCGTTCCTCCGCTCGAAGGCTGCCGACCGGCTCGACCTGCTGCAGAGCCTCTTCGGCACCCAGCGCTTTGAGGCGGTGGAAGCGGAGCTCAGCCGGAAGGCCCAGCTCGCCCGCGCCGAGTTAGCCAGCCTCAACAGCCAGTTGGAGCTCCTGCTGGCCCGCGCCGAGGCTGAAACAGCGGCCCTGGAACTCGACACCGCAGAAGCCCCGGATGGGACCGACGCCGACGGACGGCTGGCGTGGCTGAAAACCCAGACTGCCGCGGCTGCTGCGGATCGCAAAGAAGCGGCAGTCGCGGCAGAGTTGCTGCGGGCAGGGCACGCGGCCACACTTGACGCCGCCACGTCGCGGGCCGCACGCCAGGCCAGGCTCGACGCTGCGTTGGCGCGCCGGTCGGCGGCGGAGGCCAGCGCTTCCGCCCTCACCCTGAAGGCCGACCAACTGGGGCTGCACCGCAAAGCCGAAGTGCTCAGCGGTCAGCTGCAGGCCGTGGTCCAGGCCGAGGCGGCCGAGGAACTCGCGGCTGCCGCCATGGCAGGCGCCGCCCGGGAACTGGACGCCGCGGCCGCGGCGGACCCGGAACTTGTTGCGCTCCGGACCGCCGGAACGGAAGATGCCACCGGCAGCGGGGCGCCCACTGGGGCCCGCGCCACCGCCGCGCTGCGGACTGTCCTCGGCGACCTGCGGTCCGTCCGCGCGGTGCTCAACGCGGGGCTCCCGAACGAAGAGAAGCTGTCCGGGCTGAAAGCCCGCGACGCCCGGCTGAGCCAGGCCCTGGGGGGGTTGCGCGGGGCCAGGGACGCGGCCCAGGGAACTTCGGATGCTCTCCGCGCCGAATCGGAGACGCTGCTGGCGGGACTGCGTCCGCTTGAGGAACTCGCCGCCGAAGTCCAGTTGCGCGTCAAGGAAGCCGAGTCAGCCGAAGAACTCGTCATCATGGTGGGGCGCTACGCCGCCGCCGAAACGGCCTGCCTCGCTGTCACGGAACGCCGTGGCCGGGCCCGGGACGGGCACCAGGAGCGGCGGCAGCACTGGCTTGACCTCCGCGAGGAACGGCTCGCGAACGCCGCGGCCGAGCTCGCGTCCCAGCTCCGGGCCGGTGTCCCGTGTGCGGTGTGTGGCAGCACTGATCACCCGCTTCCCGCCCCCGCGGCGGCCTCCGCACTGGCCGTCGCCGAAGCCGAGCAGGCGGCAGAGCACGCGTGCGCCGAAGCCGAGGCAGCTCTCGCTGCCGTTGAGCGGGACCTCGCCGACGCGCAGCGGGAGGTTGCCGTGCTGGCGGCCCAGGGCGGTACCACCGCGGCGGAAGACGCCCGGCTGGACGCTGTCCTCGCCAGGGACCGGGCCGCGGAGGCAGTCCGTGCTGCCGATGACCTTGCCGCCAGCCGCGCCCGGCAGTCCGCGCTGGAGGAGGAGATCGCCGCGGCGGGACGTGCCGCGGCCGCGGCCGTCTCCGATATTGCCCAGACGGAGTCAACGATTGTGGCGGTCCGGGAGCAGGCTGTCTCCCTTGAGTTGGCGTTGAATGAGTTGCGTGCCGGACACCCGACCCTGGGGGAGCGCATCGCGGCCCTCGACGGGGCTACCGCAGTGCTGGAGCGGACGGACACCGCACGGGCGCGGCTTGAGACGGCCCAAACCCGGACTGCGGAGGCCCTGACATCCCTGGAACAGGCTCTGCCGGCCGCCGGCTTCGACTCGGCCGGCTCGGCCCGGGCCGTGCTGCTTCCGGCGGACGTCGCAGCAGCACTGGAAGCGGAGATCCGGGCCGGGCAGGACGAAGCTGCCCGGATCGGAGAGCTGTTCGCCAGCGAAGACGTGACACTCGCCGCGCAGGAGCGTGAGACCGATGGACCCGTCGCCGGGGATGTCGTCCCGGCGCTCCGGCTCGAGTACGAAGCCGCCGAACGTTTTGCCCGGGACACGGCGCTCGCCTCCGGACTCGCCGGGAAGTCTGTTCAGACCCTTGGCCGGATCGCGGCCGACTACGCTGCGCTGGCTGAAGCCGGCCGGGCGCCTCGCGACCGTGCGGCGCTGCTCGCCGCTGTGGCCGACGCGGCCCGGGGCGCGGGGGACAACACCTACCGGATGAGCCTGAACACCTACGTGCTGGCCGCGAGGCTTGAACAAGTGGCGCTCGCGGCCTCCGAACGATTGACCGGGATGAGCGACGGACGCTACACGCTGCAGCACACGGACGCGAAGGCCGCACGCGGGGCCAAATCGGGGCTAGGCCTGGAGGTCGTGGACGAGTGGACCGGGCAGCGCCGCGACACCGCCACGCTGTCCGGCGGCGAGTCGTTCATGGCGTCCCTCGCCCTTGCCCTCGGCCTGGCCGACGTGGTCCAGCAGGAATCAGGCGGCGTGGATATCGAGACGCTCTTTGTCGACGAGGGGTTCGGAAGCCTCGACGAGCAGGCCCTGGAACAGGTCATGGATGCGCTGGAGGGGCTCCGGGACGGCGGTCGCGTTGTGGGGCTCGTGAGCCACGTCGGTGAAATGAAGCAGCGCATCGGGACCCAGCTTCAGGTGCTCAAGGGGCGCAACGGCTCCACCCTGCACATCGCTGACGACGCGAACGGCTGAGCTGCGCGGCTGGCGGCCGCGGCAGCCGCTGATTGCCGGCGCCGCAATCCCGCGGGCGGCCATGCCAGCCGGCCGCGGCAGCGTCCGCTACCATGGGAGAGTTACCGGGTTGCGCGCATCGGGAGGAGGGACGATGCGCATCATTGAGCGAACCCGGAAACATGAACACTTCAACGCTTTCTTCGGCGGCAGTCACTGACGCGCCCACCCTCCCACCCGCAGGTTCCAGCAGCGGCGGCCGTTTTGCCCGGCTCCCGCAGCTTGCCGGCCGCAGCTTCCTGCCGATCGGCCTCTTCGCCCGGCTCCCGCTGGCCATGCTCACCATTGGCGCCCTGACCCTGGTCACGGCCGTTACCGGTTCCTACGCCATCGGCGGCGCCGCGGCCGGCGCGGTGGGCATCGGCTCCGCCATCGGCTCACCGGTCCTGGGCTATCTCGCAGACCGGCTGGGCCAGCGCGGAGTCCTGTTGGTTGCCGCCGTCTTCAACACGATCGCCATCGTCGGACTGATCCTGGCCGCCTATGGCATCCCCGGCGGACCGGACCTGTCCGCCGCCGTTCCGGTGCTGGCCGCGGCGTTCATCGCCGGTGCCAGTTCGCCGCAGGTCGGCCCGTTGGCCCGCGTGCGCTG includes:
- a CDS encoding ADP-ribosylglycohydrolase family protein, whose protein sequence is MSFEPGTSPAQPPAPSRESAAPSFASRIHGCLLGGAIGDALGSAVEFDDIDAILARFGPSGLRDFSPLDGGSHVADDTQLTLYTADGLLEALEWANDGVAADINACVWLAYLRWLATQGVAVPPSAPVQPPRWIDSHAALKHRRSPDEACLSGLATGEMGTVLRPVNQDLNGSSTVARSAPFGLIPHIEPATVYKLSADAAALTHGHPAARQGAGIFSLLIHAVTAGLALREAAEFALRHLREEPLQRGEAPDAALIGQLEAALRLSGPADERDTMPETGPTLLGPEDMVRELGEGRTAEQALAIAVYAVLATAPAEPTTGAAEPTTAPGAAEAHVRSALAVAVNHSGGSDTTASIAGSILGAFYGEEGLPAQWLEALDAVDVIRGLAGKLTAVTGA
- a CDS encoding DUF4395 domain-containing protein; this encodes MSELMDAQTPASRGGINWAAVFAFPNPVNEYAARITAALVVALSAVTLLTGSGWGLAVIAAGFWLRVLFGPRFSPLALLSVKVLTPWLGRTRLVPGPPKRFAQGIGAAVSTAAAVLFALGAAPAAWILLAVLIVAASLEAFVGFCLGCTIFGFLQRRGLIPEDICEACNNISLRRA
- a CDS encoding YidH family protein; protein product: MREPAWRRTGSTPDYRFSLANERTFLAWLRTSLALIAGALAIDQLAPDIAPAPVRITVCVILAVLGAALATLAYRRWGQMEAAMRHERELPFSGVMLLTTLGVAAAALVFAVLILLAP
- a CDS encoding exonuclease SbcCD subunit D, with the translated sequence MLDAQRAFVDQLVSFVRDESVDVVLIAGDVYDRALPGVDVVSLLDDALVRLTGTGAQVVLTSGNHDSAIRLGFASRLLERGGVHLRTRLAELEQPVVFPLGNDPGAADDPAGPVLAIYGIPWLEPRLVAEQLDAGTASHFEVTRAATERIRADLLNRSATRTVHSVVLAHTFASGGISSDSERDLSIGGVGAVPLDLFDGFGYTALGHLHGRQELSDTVRYSGSPLAYSFSEAKHNKGSWLVEVDASGVTGVSAVLWDAPRALAVLRGKLEHLLSAEEFAWAENAYCQVTVTDAQRPAQAMERLRRRFPDTLVLGFDPEGAATTAKASYSSRLAEANDDLSVCCGFLDHVRGRGADDAESAVLAEALEAVRLDGVSL
- a CDS encoding AAA family ATPase encodes the protein MRIHRLEISAFGPFAGTEQIDFDRLSAHGLFLLNGPTGAGKTSVLDAICFALYGSVPGARQDGKRLRSDHAETGAEPRVTCEFSARGRHFEVSRAPAWDKPSSRGKNGFTVQQANTLLRERVDGVWVEKSGRNDEAGAEITDVLGMNRDQFTRVVMLPQGDFAAFLRSKAADRLDLLQSLFGTQRFEAVEAELSRKAQLARAELASLNSQLELLLARAEAETAALELDTAEAPDGTDADGRLAWLKTQTAAAAADRKEAAVAAELLRAGHAATLDAATSRAARQARLDAALARRSAAEASASALTLKADQLGLHRKAEVLSGQLQAVVQAEAAEELAAAAMAGAARELDAAAAADPELVALRTAGTEDATGSGAPTGARATAALRTVLGDLRSVRAVLNAGLPNEEKLSGLKARDARLSQALGGLRGARDAAQGTSDALRAESETLLAGLRPLEELAAEVQLRVKEAESAEELVIMVGRYAAAETACLAVTERRGRARDGHQERRQHWLDLREERLANAAAELASQLRAGVPCAVCGSTDHPLPAPAAASALAVAEAEQAAEHACAEAEAALAAVERDLADAQREVAVLAAQGGTTAAEDARLDAVLARDRAAEAVRAADDLAASRARQSALEEEIAAAGRAAAAAVSDIAQTESTIVAVREQAVSLELALNELRAGHPTLGERIAALDGATAVLERTDTARARLETAQTRTAEALTSLEQALPAAGFDSAGSARAVLLPADVAAALEAEIRAGQDEAARIGELFASEDVTLAAQERETDGPVAGDVVPALRLEYEAAERFARDTALASGLAGKSVQTLGRIAADYAALAEAGRAPRDRAALLAAVADAARGAGDNTYRMSLNTYVLAARLEQVALAASERLTGMSDGRYTLQHTDAKAARGAKSGLGLEVVDEWTGQRRDTATLSGGESFMASLALALGLADVVQQESGGVDIETLFVDEGFGSLDEQALEQVMDALEGLRDGGRVVGLVSHVGEMKQRIGTQLQVLKGRNGSTLHIADDANG